A single genomic interval of Mangifera indica cultivar Alphonso chromosome 5, CATAS_Mindica_2.1, whole genome shotgun sequence harbors:
- the LOC123215242 gene encoding uncharacterized protein At4g13230-like yields the protein MVSLALTSSLVPRCTPVKLVASRNSKSYRARNVVLLSSKQEFSSASEKAAEAAKSGANAAAQKTKDSAEKVSETAQEISDKAKETVQDAWGTVKDTAKKMKDTVAGTAEKSAETIKEGAKTIKRNVSS from the exons atggTAAGTTTAGCGCTAACATCCTCCCTCGTCCCAAGGTGCACCCCGGTTAAACTAGTAGCCTCAAGGAATTCAAAGAGCTACAGGGCGAGGAACGTCGTGCTA TTAAGTTCAAAACAAGAGTTTTCAAGTGCTTCTGAAAAAGCCGCTGAGGCAGCAAAAAGTGGAGCCAATGCG GCTGCCCAGAAAACAAAAGACTCAGCAGAAAAAGTTTCTGAAACAGCACAGGAGATAAGTGATAAAGCCAAGGAAACGGTACAAGATGCATGGGGAACAGTCAAGGATACagcaaagaagatgaaagacaCAGTGGCTGGGACAGCTGAGAAATCAGCGGAGACCATTAAAGAAGGTGCTAAAACCATCAAGCGCAACGTCAGTTCCTAA
- the LOC123216287 gene encoding B3 domain-containing transcription factor ABI3-like isoform X1, protein MKPDGLCCFSVEKQIADTNLLSLFFPQLDTIFPFALIHPYTEKTPILLLIIFLYFFSFSVLLKPYLGTREHHFKFRPFLFLPKNSPAMKSLLLHAVPNIETDCTGFEVLEEEQILGNGERQIWLDRPQDDLLDIDEASIFCGDFPLPDFPCMSSSSSSSSNPAVVKAIGSSSSSATSSSAASWAVLRSDVEEDENKKNQNDNQNHSVDAPLTFSSSASMEINQLPNCIDGGDCMMENFGFMDLLDSNDLFDPLSLFHHEDIPLEKFQQDNKPPQEQPQQEHTEFMIQNNNGDSHEEEASDDLAMVFLEWLKTNKETVSAEDLRRVKIKKATIEFAAKRLGGGKEAMKQLLKLILEWVQTNCLQKRSMRESASNFQNPNPISNSSLNCNPIPHDQPNPSFSRSPWIRQPSYIPDPATVVPSFLPMAGYMGDPFANGAFNMNIHSYPPHSEYHMLDSDQSWPSSQFCMPSHYNSFTDNNLHPSPSHPYGFTGYGSQYPYPYVHGSGDQRLMRLGSSATKEARKKRMARQKRLSSHPRHHHHHNNQQNQMPNQSVDQHLTFGFDSCKPAAQGNTRNWVFWPSPADGAASGTPMLPVERSSMQPQNYQRQVAPDRRQGWKPERSLRFLLQKVLKQSDVGNLGRIVLPKKEAETHLPELEARDGISIAMEDIGTSRVWNMRYSFRFWPNNKSRMYLLENTGDFVRENELQEGDFIVIYSDIKCGKYLIRGVKVRQPGPKSETKRPRKSQRSQHASSPATTGIGSASSPIPQTVK, encoded by the exons ATGAAACCAGATGGTTTATGTTGCTTCTCTGTTGAGAAACAGATAGCCGACACCAACCTCCTTTCACTATTTTTTCCTCAGTTGGATACAATCTTCCCATTTGCACTTATCCATCCATACACAGAGAAAACCCCTATCCTTTTACTCATCATTTTCctatatttcttttcattttcagtcCTTCTCAAACCCTATCTGGGAACAAGAGAACATCATTTCAAGTTTcgaccttttctttttttaccgAAAAATAGCCCTGCGATGAAGAGTTTGCTACTGCATGCAGTTCCAAATATTGAAACAGATTGTACTGGTTTTGAGGTTTTAGAGGAAGAGCAAATTCTGGGTAACGGAGAAAGACAGATCTGGCTTGATAGACCGCAAGATGACCTTCTTGATATTGATGAAGCTTCAATCTTTTGTGGAGACTTTCCTCTACCTGACTTCCCTTGCATGTCgtcatcttcctcttcttcatcgAATCCGGCAGTGGTGAAGGCCATTGGTAGCTCTTCATCTTCAGCAACTTCTTCTTCTGCAGCATCTTGGGCAGTTTTAAGGTCTGATGTAGAAGAAGATGAGaacaaaaagaatcaaaatgATAATCAAAACCATTCAGTAGATGCACCACTGACTTTTTCATCTTCTGCCTCCATGGAGATTAACCAGCTGCCTAACTGTATCGATGGCGGTGATTGCATGATGGAGAATTTTGGGTTCATGGATCTGCTTGATAGCAATGATTTGTTTGATCCTTTGTCTTTATTTCACCATGAAGACATCCCTCTTGAAAAGTTTCAACAGGACAATAAACCCCCTCAGGAACAGCCACAGCAAGAACATACAGAGTTTATGATACAGAACAACAATGGAGATAGTCATGAAGAAGAGGCGTCAGATGACTTGGCCATGGTATTCTTGGAATGGCTTAAGACAAACAAGGAAACCGTTTCAGCTGAAGACTTGAGGAGAGTAAAAATCAAGAAAGCTACCATAGAGTTTGCTGCCAAGCGTTTGGGTGGAGGAAAGGAAGCGATGAAGCAACTCTTGAAACTTATACTTGAATGGGTGCAAACTAATTGTCTCCAAAAGAGAAGCATGAGGGAATCGGCCTCCAATTtccaaaaccctaaccctatcTCAAACTCAAGCCTTAATTGCAATCCTATCCCGCATGATCAACCCAACCCTTCTTTTTCCCGGTCGCCATGGATCAGGCAGCCGTCTTACATTCCTGATCCTGCAACTGTGGTGCCCAGTTTTCTACCTATGGCTGGTTACATGGGTGACCCATTTGCAAATGGAGCTTTTAATATGAATATCCACAGTTACCCTCCCCATTCAGAATATCATATGCTTGATTCTGATCAGTCATGGCCATCTTCTCAGTTTTGTATGCCTTCTCATTACAACTCGTTTACGGATAACAATCTGCACCCTTCTCCTTCCCATCCATATGGATTCACCGGATATGGGAGTCAGTACCCTTACCCATATGTTCATGGGTCTGGAGATCAAAGGTTGATGAGGTTAGGTTCTTCTGCCACCAAGGAAGCTAGAAAGAAAAGGATGGCTCGGCAAAAAAGGCTTTCATCGCATCCAAGGCATCATCATCACCACAATAACCAGCAAAACCAGATGCCTAATCAGAGTGTAGACCAGCATTTAACATTTGGTTTTGATAGTTGCAAACCTGCTGCTCAAGGCAACACCAGAAACTGGGTCTTCTGGCCCTCTCCTGCAGATGGTGCAGCCTCGGGCACGCCGATGCTGCCTGTAGAGAGATCTTCCATGCAACCGCAGAATTACCAGCGGCAGGTTGCTCCGGATAGGAGACAG ggtTGGAAGCCGGAGAGGAGCCTGAGGTTTTTGTTGCAAAAAGTACTGAAGCAGAGCGACGTGGGTAACCTTGGAAGAATCGTGTTGCCAAAA AAAGAAGCAGAAACTCATCTCCCTGAACTGGAAGCAAGAGATGGCATTTCTATTGCCATGGAAGACATTGGAACTTCTCGTGTCTGGAACATGCGCTATAG TTTCAGATTCTGGCCAAACAACAAAAGCAGGATGTATCTCCTTGAAAACACAG GAGATTTTGTTCGAGAAAATGAACTTCAAGAAGGAGATTTTATAGTCATATACTCAGACATCAAATGTGGAAAATAT TTGATACGAGGAGTAAAGGTACGGCAACCAGGGCCAAAATCTGAGACAAAGAGGCCAAGAAAATCGCAGAGAAGTCAGCATGCAAGCTCTCCAGCCACCACGGGAATCGGTTCGGCATCTTCACCCATCCCTCAAACAGTAAAgtaa
- the LOC123216287 gene encoding B3 domain-containing transcription factor ABI3-like isoform X2: MKPDGLCCFSVEKQIADTNLLSLFFPQLDTIFPFALIHPYTEKTPILLLIIFLYFFSFSVLLKPYLGTREHHFKFRPFLFLPKNSPAMKSLLLHAVPNIETDCTGFEVLEEEQILGNGERQIWLDRPQDDLLDIDEASIFCGDFPLPDFPCMSSSSSSSSNPAVVKAIGSSSSSATSSSAASWAVLRSDVEEDENKKNQNDNQNHSVDAPLTFSSSASMEINQLPNCIDGGDCMMENFGFMDLLDSNDLFDPLSLFHHEDIPLEKFQQDNKPPQEQPQQEHTEFMIQNNNGDSHEEEASDDLAMVFLEWLKTNKETVSAEDLRRVKIKKATIEFAAKRLGGGKEAMKQLLKLILEWVQTNCLQKRSMRESASNFQNPNPISNSSLNCNPIPHDQPNPSFSRSPWIRQPSYIPDPATVVPSFLPMAGYMGDPFANGAFNMNIHSYPPHSEYHMLDSDQSWPSSQFCMPSHYNSFTDNNLHPSPSHPYGFTGYGSQYPYPYVHGSGDQRLMRLGSSATKEARKKRMARQKRLSSHPRHHHHHNNQQNQMPNQSVDQHLTFGFDSCKPAAQGNTRNWVFWPSPADGAASGTPMLPVERSSMQPQNYQRQVAPDRRQGWKPERSLRFLLQKVLKQSDVGNLGRIVLPKKEAETHLPELEARDGISIAMEDIGTSRVWNMRYRFWPNNKSRMYLLENTGDFVRENELQEGDFIVIYSDIKCGKYLIRGVKVRQPGPKSETKRPRKSQRSQHASSPATTGIGSASSPIPQTVK, from the exons ATGAAACCAGATGGTTTATGTTGCTTCTCTGTTGAGAAACAGATAGCCGACACCAACCTCCTTTCACTATTTTTTCCTCAGTTGGATACAATCTTCCCATTTGCACTTATCCATCCATACACAGAGAAAACCCCTATCCTTTTACTCATCATTTTCctatatttcttttcattttcagtcCTTCTCAAACCCTATCTGGGAACAAGAGAACATCATTTCAAGTTTcgaccttttctttttttaccgAAAAATAGCCCTGCGATGAAGAGTTTGCTACTGCATGCAGTTCCAAATATTGAAACAGATTGTACTGGTTTTGAGGTTTTAGAGGAAGAGCAAATTCTGGGTAACGGAGAAAGACAGATCTGGCTTGATAGACCGCAAGATGACCTTCTTGATATTGATGAAGCTTCAATCTTTTGTGGAGACTTTCCTCTACCTGACTTCCCTTGCATGTCgtcatcttcctcttcttcatcgAATCCGGCAGTGGTGAAGGCCATTGGTAGCTCTTCATCTTCAGCAACTTCTTCTTCTGCAGCATCTTGGGCAGTTTTAAGGTCTGATGTAGAAGAAGATGAGaacaaaaagaatcaaaatgATAATCAAAACCATTCAGTAGATGCACCACTGACTTTTTCATCTTCTGCCTCCATGGAGATTAACCAGCTGCCTAACTGTATCGATGGCGGTGATTGCATGATGGAGAATTTTGGGTTCATGGATCTGCTTGATAGCAATGATTTGTTTGATCCTTTGTCTTTATTTCACCATGAAGACATCCCTCTTGAAAAGTTTCAACAGGACAATAAACCCCCTCAGGAACAGCCACAGCAAGAACATACAGAGTTTATGATACAGAACAACAATGGAGATAGTCATGAAGAAGAGGCGTCAGATGACTTGGCCATGGTATTCTTGGAATGGCTTAAGACAAACAAGGAAACCGTTTCAGCTGAAGACTTGAGGAGAGTAAAAATCAAGAAAGCTACCATAGAGTTTGCTGCCAAGCGTTTGGGTGGAGGAAAGGAAGCGATGAAGCAACTCTTGAAACTTATACTTGAATGGGTGCAAACTAATTGTCTCCAAAAGAGAAGCATGAGGGAATCGGCCTCCAATTtccaaaaccctaaccctatcTCAAACTCAAGCCTTAATTGCAATCCTATCCCGCATGATCAACCCAACCCTTCTTTTTCCCGGTCGCCATGGATCAGGCAGCCGTCTTACATTCCTGATCCTGCAACTGTGGTGCCCAGTTTTCTACCTATGGCTGGTTACATGGGTGACCCATTTGCAAATGGAGCTTTTAATATGAATATCCACAGTTACCCTCCCCATTCAGAATATCATATGCTTGATTCTGATCAGTCATGGCCATCTTCTCAGTTTTGTATGCCTTCTCATTACAACTCGTTTACGGATAACAATCTGCACCCTTCTCCTTCCCATCCATATGGATTCACCGGATATGGGAGTCAGTACCCTTACCCATATGTTCATGGGTCTGGAGATCAAAGGTTGATGAGGTTAGGTTCTTCTGCCACCAAGGAAGCTAGAAAGAAAAGGATGGCTCGGCAAAAAAGGCTTTCATCGCATCCAAGGCATCATCATCACCACAATAACCAGCAAAACCAGATGCCTAATCAGAGTGTAGACCAGCATTTAACATTTGGTTTTGATAGTTGCAAACCTGCTGCTCAAGGCAACACCAGAAACTGGGTCTTCTGGCCCTCTCCTGCAGATGGTGCAGCCTCGGGCACGCCGATGCTGCCTGTAGAGAGATCTTCCATGCAACCGCAGAATTACCAGCGGCAGGTTGCTCCGGATAGGAGACAG ggtTGGAAGCCGGAGAGGAGCCTGAGGTTTTTGTTGCAAAAAGTACTGAAGCAGAGCGACGTGGGTAACCTTGGAAGAATCGTGTTGCCAAAA AAAGAAGCAGAAACTCATCTCCCTGAACTGGAAGCAAGAGATGGCATTTCTATTGCCATGGAAGACATTGGAACTTCTCGTGTCTGGAACATGCGCTATAG ATTCTGGCCAAACAACAAAAGCAGGATGTATCTCCTTGAAAACACAG GAGATTTTGTTCGAGAAAATGAACTTCAAGAAGGAGATTTTATAGTCATATACTCAGACATCAAATGTGGAAAATAT TTGATACGAGGAGTAAAGGTACGGCAACCAGGGCCAAAATCTGAGACAAAGAGGCCAAGAAAATCGCAGAGAAGTCAGCATGCAAGCTCTCCAGCCACCACGGGAATCGGTTCGGCATCTTCACCCATCCCTCAAACAGTAAAgtaa
- the LOC123216287 gene encoding B3 domain-containing transcription factor ABI3-like isoform X3: MKSLLLHAVPNIETDCTGFEVLEEEQILGNGERQIWLDRPQDDLLDIDEASIFCGDFPLPDFPCMSSSSSSSSNPAVVKAIGSSSSSATSSSAASWAVLRSDVEEDENKKNQNDNQNHSVDAPLTFSSSASMEINQLPNCIDGGDCMMENFGFMDLLDSNDLFDPLSLFHHEDIPLEKFQQDNKPPQEQPQQEHTEFMIQNNNGDSHEEEASDDLAMVFLEWLKTNKETVSAEDLRRVKIKKATIEFAAKRLGGGKEAMKQLLKLILEWVQTNCLQKRSMRESASNFQNPNPISNSSLNCNPIPHDQPNPSFSRSPWIRQPSYIPDPATVVPSFLPMAGYMGDPFANGAFNMNIHSYPPHSEYHMLDSDQSWPSSQFCMPSHYNSFTDNNLHPSPSHPYGFTGYGSQYPYPYVHGSGDQRLMRLGSSATKEARKKRMARQKRLSSHPRHHHHHNNQQNQMPNQSVDQHLTFGFDSCKPAAQGNTRNWVFWPSPADGAASGTPMLPVERSSMQPQNYQRQVAPDRRQGWKPERSLRFLLQKVLKQSDVGNLGRIVLPKKEAETHLPELEARDGISIAMEDIGTSRVWNMRYSFRFWPNNKSRMYLLENTGDFVRENELQEGDFIVIYSDIKCGKYLIRGVKVRQPGPKSETKRPRKSQRSQHASSPATTGIGSASSPIPQTVK; encoded by the exons ATGAAGAGTTTGCTACTGCATGCAGTTCCAAATATTGAAACAGATTGTACTGGTTTTGAGGTTTTAGAGGAAGAGCAAATTCTGGGTAACGGAGAAAGACAGATCTGGCTTGATAGACCGCAAGATGACCTTCTTGATATTGATGAAGCTTCAATCTTTTGTGGAGACTTTCCTCTACCTGACTTCCCTTGCATGTCgtcatcttcctcttcttcatcgAATCCGGCAGTGGTGAAGGCCATTGGTAGCTCTTCATCTTCAGCAACTTCTTCTTCTGCAGCATCTTGGGCAGTTTTAAGGTCTGATGTAGAAGAAGATGAGaacaaaaagaatcaaaatgATAATCAAAACCATTCAGTAGATGCACCACTGACTTTTTCATCTTCTGCCTCCATGGAGATTAACCAGCTGCCTAACTGTATCGATGGCGGTGATTGCATGATGGAGAATTTTGGGTTCATGGATCTGCTTGATAGCAATGATTTGTTTGATCCTTTGTCTTTATTTCACCATGAAGACATCCCTCTTGAAAAGTTTCAACAGGACAATAAACCCCCTCAGGAACAGCCACAGCAAGAACATACAGAGTTTATGATACAGAACAACAATGGAGATAGTCATGAAGAAGAGGCGTCAGATGACTTGGCCATGGTATTCTTGGAATGGCTTAAGACAAACAAGGAAACCGTTTCAGCTGAAGACTTGAGGAGAGTAAAAATCAAGAAAGCTACCATAGAGTTTGCTGCCAAGCGTTTGGGTGGAGGAAAGGAAGCGATGAAGCAACTCTTGAAACTTATACTTGAATGGGTGCAAACTAATTGTCTCCAAAAGAGAAGCATGAGGGAATCGGCCTCCAATTtccaaaaccctaaccctatcTCAAACTCAAGCCTTAATTGCAATCCTATCCCGCATGATCAACCCAACCCTTCTTTTTCCCGGTCGCCATGGATCAGGCAGCCGTCTTACATTCCTGATCCTGCAACTGTGGTGCCCAGTTTTCTACCTATGGCTGGTTACATGGGTGACCCATTTGCAAATGGAGCTTTTAATATGAATATCCACAGTTACCCTCCCCATTCAGAATATCATATGCTTGATTCTGATCAGTCATGGCCATCTTCTCAGTTTTGTATGCCTTCTCATTACAACTCGTTTACGGATAACAATCTGCACCCTTCTCCTTCCCATCCATATGGATTCACCGGATATGGGAGTCAGTACCCTTACCCATATGTTCATGGGTCTGGAGATCAAAGGTTGATGAGGTTAGGTTCTTCTGCCACCAAGGAAGCTAGAAAGAAAAGGATGGCTCGGCAAAAAAGGCTTTCATCGCATCCAAGGCATCATCATCACCACAATAACCAGCAAAACCAGATGCCTAATCAGAGTGTAGACCAGCATTTAACATTTGGTTTTGATAGTTGCAAACCTGCTGCTCAAGGCAACACCAGAAACTGGGTCTTCTGGCCCTCTCCTGCAGATGGTGCAGCCTCGGGCACGCCGATGCTGCCTGTAGAGAGATCTTCCATGCAACCGCAGAATTACCAGCGGCAGGTTGCTCCGGATAGGAGACAG ggtTGGAAGCCGGAGAGGAGCCTGAGGTTTTTGTTGCAAAAAGTACTGAAGCAGAGCGACGTGGGTAACCTTGGAAGAATCGTGTTGCCAAAA AAAGAAGCAGAAACTCATCTCCCTGAACTGGAAGCAAGAGATGGCATTTCTATTGCCATGGAAGACATTGGAACTTCTCGTGTCTGGAACATGCGCTATAG TTTCAGATTCTGGCCAAACAACAAAAGCAGGATGTATCTCCTTGAAAACACAG GAGATTTTGTTCGAGAAAATGAACTTCAAGAAGGAGATTTTATAGTCATATACTCAGACATCAAATGTGGAAAATAT TTGATACGAGGAGTAAAGGTACGGCAACCAGGGCCAAAATCTGAGACAAAGAGGCCAAGAAAATCGCAGAGAAGTCAGCATGCAAGCTCTCCAGCCACCACGGGAATCGGTTCGGCATCTTCACCCATCCCTCAAACAGTAAAgtaa